In the genome of Desulfofarcimen acetoxidans DSM 771, one region contains:
- a CDS encoding phosphoribosylanthranilate isomerase has product MSSIKLKICGLKREKDVQLCMKLGVDILGFVTEYPMPVPWNLSRTEALPLLNIVQSPHGSCIVTGGTPGKVIELAANLRPSMVQLHYKETLEETIIISDALRKLNIDVIKTVPPVMEDRISQFGTVDIETIIEELCRSSVYGLLADSRVPSNASANGAELDLKFCSQIINLSSKPVIIAGGMNAGNVCNILMQTGADFIDVMTGVENSPGEKDAESLSRLLASIQPLKNQRPPHF; this is encoded by the coding sequence ATGAGCAGCATCAAACTGAAAATATGCGGGTTGAAACGCGAAAAAGATGTACAATTGTGTATGAAGCTGGGAGTGGATATTCTCGGCTTTGTAACAGAATACCCCATGCCGGTTCCCTGGAACTTGAGCCGCACTGAGGCGTTACCGTTGTTGAACATAGTCCAATCTCCGCACGGAAGCTGCATTGTTACCGGCGGTACTCCCGGGAAAGTAATTGAACTGGCAGCCAACCTGCGTCCATCTATGGTGCAGCTTCATTATAAAGAAACGCTTGAGGAAACCATAATAATTTCAGATGCACTTCGGAAACTTAATATTGATGTTATAAAAACAGTTCCTCCTGTAATGGAAGATCGCATCTCGCAATTTGGAACTGTGGATATTGAAACGATTATAGAGGAACTGTGCAGGAGCAGTGTTTACGGGTTGCTTGCAGATTCACGTGTGCCATCAAATGCATCCGCAAATGGTGCCGAACTGGATCTTAAGTTCTGCTCACAGATAATAAATCTATCTTCAAAACCGGTTATTATTGCAGGTGGAATGAATGCCGGTAATGTCTGCAATATTTTAATGCAGACGGGCGCGGACTTCATTGATGTCATGACGGGCGTAGAGAACAGTCCGGGAGAAAAGGATGCTGAATCATTGTCGCGTCTGTTAGCATCTATTCAACCGCTCAAGAATCAAAGACCCCCTCATTTTTAG
- a CDS encoding indole-3-glycerol-phosphate synthase, which translates to MNTKISALIRARKQAGFIPVIPDIKCISPKEGDLLRGRDPVEVAKLLAEAGAPALSVVTESKNFGGSLELLERIAALTKLPTLRKDFITCVDDLKITKDCGAEAILLICAAQPFSLLIKLYEEALKIGLEPLVESHTKEELILAGKIGAKLVGINNRNILELERDDGTVSATELLAKYKPKDAILISESSIQTPVEAQAAIRAGADAVLIGTAIWQAENMRECYLALSRGMGDYV; encoded by the coding sequence ATGAATACGAAAATTTCCGCTTTGATTAGAGCAAGAAAGCAGGCGGGGTTCATTCCCGTCATTCCCGATATAAAGTGCATTTCCCCCAAAGAGGGTGATCTCCTTCGGGGAAGAGATCCGGTGGAAGTGGCTAAGCTGCTGGCTGAAGCAGGTGCGCCCGCATTGTCGGTTGTAACCGAATCAAAGAACTTTGGCGGTTCCCTAGAACTTCTGGAGCGAATTGCGGCGTTAACAAAGCTTCCTACACTCCGTAAGGATTTTATTACGTGCGTTGACGATTTGAAGATTACAAAGGATTGTGGTGCGGAGGCAATCCTGCTTATTTGCGCCGCGCAGCCGTTTTCATTGCTGATCAAGCTGTATGAAGAAGCGTTGAAAATAGGACTGGAGCCGTTGGTCGAGTCCCATACAAAGGAAGAATTGATCTTGGCCGGAAAAATTGGCGCTAAGCTTGTGGGTATTAACAATCGTAATATCCTTGAACTGGAAAGAGATGACGGAACAGTTTCTGCTACAGAATTACTGGCCAAATATAAGCCAAAGGATGCAATACTGATCAGTGAGAGTTCCATTCAAACCCCTGTGGAAGCCCAGGCAGCAATTCGTGCGGGTGCCGATGCGGTACTTATCGGAACGGCAATCTGGCAGGCAGAAAACATGCGTGAGTGCTATCTTGCTCTTAGCAGAGGAATGGGAGATTACGTTTAA
- the trpD gene encoding anthranilate phosphoribosyltransferase, translated as MYKNILNKTTKNQELTEHEIFQLISAINNDEVSDVQIAGFQVALLMKGASLQEIAFIAKAMRENCVPLKPKVEAELMDTCGTGGGLSTFNISTATAIVAAAAGIPIAKHGSRSISSLSGSADVLEALGVNINLMPEQAEKLIEEIGIAFIYAPLFHPVMCKVLPAESDLGIKTIFYTIIGPLINPAFAPRHVLGVYKPELLDTVSYVAKELGYTNAMFVHGLDGLDEISLLGKTRINELKDGEITTYEIQPEDFGMELCTLEEIKTGTPEENAKTIRGVFSGEITGPRRNAIVLNAAGALIVGGKAAGFEEGIALANKLIGTGAAAEKLNQLREMSNSFGAK; from the coding sequence ATGTATAAGAATATTTTGAACAAAACAACAAAAAATCAGGAACTGACTGAACATGAGATTTTTCAACTCATTAGTGCCATAAACAATGATGAAGTCAGCGACGTTCAGATTGCTGGTTTTCAAGTCGCACTTCTGATGAAAGGTGCTTCTCTGCAGGAAATAGCCTTCATCGCTAAAGCGATGCGTGAAAACTGTGTTCCCCTGAAGCCCAAGGTGGAAGCAGAGCTGATGGATACCTGCGGGACTGGCGGGGGCTTGAGCACTTTCAATATTTCTACCGCAACAGCCATTGTCGCTGCGGCAGCAGGTATTCCCATTGCAAAGCATGGCAGCCGTTCCATTTCAAGCCTGTCCGGCAGCGCAGATGTACTGGAGGCTTTGGGTGTTAACATCAATCTTATGCCTGAACAGGCTGAAAAGCTGATTGAGGAAATTGGCATTGCTTTCATCTACGCACCTTTGTTCCATCCGGTAATGTGTAAGGTCTTGCCCGCGGAATCGGATCTTGGTATCAAAACCATCTTCTATACCATCATTGGTCCATTAATTAACCCCGCTTTTGCACCCAGGCATGTCCTTGGTGTTTACAAGCCTGAGCTTCTCGATACCGTGTCTTATGTAGCTAAAGAGCTCGGATATACCAACGCCATGTTTGTACACGGTCTAGATGGACTGGATGAAATCTCTCTGCTTGGCAAAACCAGAATTAATGAGCTGAAAGATGGTGAAATCACAACCTATGAGATTCAGCCCGAGGACTTTGGCATGGAGCTCTGCACCCTGGAAGAGATTAAAACAGGCACCCCCGAAGAAAACGCAAAAACGATCCGTGGTGTCTTCTCAGGTGAAATAACCGGACCCAGACGCAATGCGATTGTACTCAATGCTGCCGGTGCATTGATAGTCGGCGGCAAAGCAGCCGGCTTTGAGGAAGGCATAGCTCTTGCCAACAAGCTGATAGGCACTGGTGCTGCGGCAGAGAAACTCAATCAGTTGCGTGAAATGTCCAACTCATTTGGAGCAAAATAA
- a CDS encoding IS607 family transposase — MENYISIGKAAKYLGVSINTLRVWEKKKILVPERTPTGHRRYKMSQVESFEGKKYSRIQNTVFLYARVSTQKQADAGNLDRQIGRLTEYASNNKYAIQAVFRDIASGLNENRKGLQKLLKAVKETNNALVIIEYKDRLARFGYAYLEKYISDFGGHIVVIEKKDVDEQQELVEDLIAVTTSFSARIYGKSGGRVAKKLSKVIESEVTASEDNGDGDNPGTDS, encoded by the coding sequence ATGGAAAACTATATAAGTATTGGCAAAGCAGCTAAATATTTAGGGGTTAGTATTAATACTTTACGTGTTTGGGAAAAGAAAAAGATATTAGTTCCAGAAAGAACTCCTACTGGCCATCGCCGCTATAAAATGTCCCAAGTAGAATCCTTTGAGGGCAAAAAATATAGCCGAATTCAAAATACCGTATTTCTCTACGCCAGGGTATCTACACAAAAACAGGCTGATGCCGGGAATCTGGATCGACAAATAGGAAGGCTTACTGAATATGCATCAAATAACAAATATGCTATTCAGGCTGTTTTTCGTGATATTGCCAGTGGTTTAAATGAAAACCGTAAAGGTCTACAAAAGTTACTTAAGGCTGTAAAGGAGACTAATAACGCCTTAGTAATTATTGAGTATAAAGACCGTTTAGCACGGTTCGGTTATGCCTACTTGGAGAAATACATTAGCGACTTTGGCGGGCATATCGTAGTAATAGAAAAAAAAGACGTCGATGAACAGCAAGAGTTGGTAGAAGATTTAATTGCTGTTACAACGTCATTTTCTGCTCGTATATATGGAAAAAGTGGCGGCAGAGTAGCAAAAAAGCTGTCAAAGGTCATTGAAAGCGAGGTGACTGCCAGTGAAGACAACGGCGATGGGGATAATCCCGGAACTGACAGCTAA
- a CDS encoding type II toxin-antitoxin system RelE/ParE family toxin, with translation MEKKPPYKVIVSDRARQMLAGHVRFLAQKSPTAARKTKNDLMDTIRSLHQMPERFPFLEAEFIPPNKYHKMFIEKWYLIPYQIKDQTVHVDYIVDCRQDYGWLIR, from the coding sequence ATGGAAAAGAAACCTCCGTATAAGGTAATTGTTTCCGACCGTGCCCGTCAGATGCTGGCGGGTCATGTCCGTTTTCTGGCACAGAAAAGTCCCACCGCCGCCCGCAAAACTAAAAACGACCTGATGGATACCATTCGTTCCCTGCACCAAATGCCGGAACGTTTTCCGTTTCTGGAGGCCGAGTTTATTCCGCCAAACAAATACCACAAGATGTTCATTGAGAAGTGGTATCTCATTCCATACCAAATCAAAGATCAGACGGTGCACGTTGACTATATTGTGGATTGCAGGCAGGATTATGGATGGCTTATAAGATAG
- a CDS encoding type II toxin-antitoxin system Phd/YefM family antitoxin gives MQIKPSASIRQNYNEIADLCRSSGEPVYLTKNGEGDLVVMDIKAFTRREKMLKLREELLAVEEDRMAGRAGKTPDELDSYLDSIIDEVEHGKETSV, from the coding sequence ATGCAGATTAAACCGTCCGCAAGTATCCGGCAGAACTACAATGAGATAGCTGATTTGTGCAGGTCTTCAGGTGAGCCGGTGTATCTTACCAAAAACGGCGAGGGTGATCTCGTGGTGATGGATATAAAGGCGTTTACCCGCCGCGAGAAAATGCTGAAACTGCGGGAAGAACTGCTAGCCGTCGAGGAAGACCGTATGGCCGGACGCGCCGGAAAAACGCCGGATGAACTGGACAGCTATCTGGACAGCATTATTGATGAGGTGGAACATGGAAAAGAAACCTCCGTATAA
- a CDS encoding AAA domain-containing protein has protein sequence MDIDKYDFAANVLKYWYLVEFLDQANFPVESKENQDNNKKVADGKTNWRKQITIYHSFSPKEKGPVVAFEDDSQTYPAHLEMSDEVCICMGKVRRGECDEYLKQKFGLGDDAVEKDYSKICLIGLKCDSQGTYIEKSLSISPLIWGIARLQHCTGKVSNEDLAKFLLLNDYGIDMSSMEEQLMHSDADGKRSGQALSSELLQQLFYSVANSYILPLFSSSDSVTSEGVMIYKRYQSEEDKAKDDDSLYFTDLGKSFFTNDLQMILNSNILRRSLRSKDAAQEAFIDYIVGAYAEEHKETNWIDFSKRVDIRKVWEGSNQNGREDFFNRYFDVALAPTGKWPSKYMPAFMQQLAVNFGMHAEDIGRPIFSVNGPPGTGKTTLLKEIIAGNLVERVKLLVGCSDPDDAFVEKRFHDGDKSKNGYSNYHNVYYELKNSEIKKYGMLVASCNNAAVENITKELPDGTALCKGLMADEKDDPAVCSGLDEVRKLFDIQEATHIEDHKVWNDEQNQYCFESYSDIYFTKYANDMVASKPKTEQNCWGIISAPFGKASNITHYAQKVLLPYIRDFGTNDKITERKGQYTEAVRQFKNQLATVEGIQRRIGTVSRARCDFLKKKSELEQQCSHLFETIEKNRQHIKQLQAKTAELEHQQQELAAAEQEATQTAGSLQTQKERQSNLIQESVSNIQDVRQEIMELEGKRGVKDWFFGLIGKVSMLTKTINEKYSELSQKEEIYNKHNNQLQQILMQMQAQKKRCDELSLQAERINQERQEAIDLVKTSTAQMDQMHQSIADAKNEIKKVQVEYQSILQAAKKAEDILHQMTVLDEAFWQMYDSKLEVKNTKAQVLNPWFTIEYNREREKLFHLALQVHKNFLLASKSCLFNIKNLALMWRLIEDNEGKLVTFSPRDRESCFSALLNTVFLLTPVLSTTFASVGSMLSDIKQRGEIGLLIIDEAGQAQPQMALGTLYRCQRAIVVGDPKQVEPVVTAEMDTIKKIICNDENRLYQSKSHSVQEFADRINPIGTYYTEPSGEHKSWVGCPLVVHRRCISPMYEISNAISYDNTMKQQTQKPKPEDEANFCLESSRWINVCGTENNSKAKDHYVKTQGQKAIELILQAFSKTEETPSLYVISPFTTVKEGLKKELKNSPEYRDNRRIKDWAETHIGTVHTFQGKEADEVIFLLGCDKNALFAVRWVNTNIVNVAVTRARYRLYIIGDYIVWQHSNVMQQVKCIMDSYAIRALHEIADHPESAANQSQVKSLLKQIPSGKSFQVEDEINDVMVSTFLKAISDIWTDQNNLPKEDLATFGLSRLHLQRIEPKVEQGITWGLKLYSLFALLKDRYQLEHMDYSCSGIMLCKAMELQLKDCLLPSFQKLFPNLSTNRTRLSQIQPEKATVGTFTQVLKEESKREQLVQRQATHNNELCDKKWWDTYYRDLLDFRELRNACCHSGYFGWGKVEELINNLFTNGEFLKTTVGKSL, from the coding sequence ATGGATATTGACAAATATGACTTTGCCGCTAATGTTTTGAAATATTGGTATTTGGTTGAATTTCTTGACCAGGCTAACTTCCCTGTGGAAAGCAAAGAAAATCAGGATAACAACAAGAAAGTGGCAGATGGAAAAACCAATTGGCGTAAACAAATCACCATATATCATTCGTTCTCCCCGAAGGAGAAAGGCCCAGTTGTCGCTTTTGAGGACGACTCCCAAACCTATCCGGCACATCTGGAAATGTCGGATGAAGTTTGTATCTGCATGGGGAAGGTGCGCCGGGGGGAATGTGATGAATACCTCAAGCAGAAATTTGGCCTGGGGGATGACGCTGTCGAGAAGGATTACAGCAAAATTTGCTTAATTGGGCTCAAGTGCGATTCGCAGGGTACTTATATTGAAAAGAGTCTCAGCATTTCTCCGCTGATTTGGGGAATCGCACGCTTACAACATTGCACAGGTAAGGTAAGCAACGAAGACTTGGCAAAGTTTCTGTTATTGAATGATTACGGCATAGACATGTCCTCGATGGAAGAACAACTGATGCATAGCGACGCGGATGGAAAACGTAGCGGACAAGCACTGTCTTCCGAGTTATTGCAACAGCTATTTTATTCCGTTGCAAATTCATATATCCTCCCGCTTTTCAGCAGCAGCGATTCCGTAACATCGGAAGGTGTTATGATCTACAAGAGATACCAATCCGAAGAGGACAAGGCCAAAGACGATGACTCGCTTTATTTCACTGATCTGGGCAAAAGCTTTTTCACTAATGATTTGCAGATGATCCTTAACAGCAATATTCTACGCCGCTCCCTCCGCAGCAAAGATGCTGCGCAAGAGGCGTTCATTGATTATATTGTAGGTGCTTACGCTGAAGAGCACAAAGAAACCAACTGGATTGATTTTTCTAAACGAGTGGATATCCGAAAAGTCTGGGAGGGAAGTAATCAGAATGGCCGGGAAGATTTCTTCAACCGGTATTTTGACGTTGCCCTGGCGCCAACAGGTAAATGGCCCTCCAAATACATGCCGGCGTTTATGCAGCAGCTGGCTGTCAATTTTGGAATGCATGCGGAGGACATCGGCAGACCTATTTTTTCGGTAAATGGCCCTCCCGGTACAGGAAAGACCACGCTTTTAAAGGAGATTATCGCAGGCAATCTTGTGGAGCGAGTCAAGCTTCTGGTGGGGTGCAGTGATCCCGATGATGCGTTTGTAGAAAAACGTTTTCATGACGGCGACAAATCAAAAAACGGGTACAGTAATTATCACAATGTATACTATGAACTAAAAAACAGCGAGATCAAAAAATATGGGATGCTGGTTGCCTCCTGCAATAATGCGGCAGTTGAAAACATCACAAAAGAGTTGCCCGACGGAACGGCTTTGTGCAAGGGGCTGATGGCGGATGAGAAAGATGATCCAGCGGTTTGCAGCGGTTTGGATGAGGTACGGAAGCTGTTTGATATACAGGAAGCCACCCATATAGAGGACCATAAAGTCTGGAATGACGAGCAAAACCAATATTGTTTTGAATCGTATTCCGATATTTACTTCACCAAATACGCCAATGATATGGTGGCCTCAAAGCCAAAAACAGAGCAGAACTGTTGGGGAATCATCTCCGCGCCGTTCGGCAAGGCAAGCAATATAACTCACTATGCCCAAAAGGTTCTCCTTCCTTATATCCGGGATTTTGGCACGAACGATAAAATTACCGAGCGCAAAGGGCAGTATACCGAAGCCGTGCGGCAATTCAAAAATCAGCTTGCCACAGTGGAAGGAATACAGCGGCGTATTGGGACCGTCAGTCGCGCGAGATGTGATTTTCTGAAGAAAAAATCCGAACTTGAACAGCAATGTAGCCATCTGTTCGAAACGATAGAGAAAAATCGACAGCATATCAAGCAGCTTCAAGCAAAGACTGCGGAATTGGAGCACCAACAACAAGAATTGGCGGCAGCAGAACAAGAGGCAACACAAACGGCTGGTTCTCTTCAAACACAAAAAGAACGTCAGTCAAATCTTATACAGGAATCAGTGAGCAACATCCAAGACGTTCGACAGGAAATCATGGAGCTTGAGGGTAAGCGCGGTGTGAAAGACTGGTTTTTCGGGCTAATTGGAAAAGTCAGCATGCTTACCAAAACCATTAATGAAAAATATTCCGAGCTTTCCCAGAAGGAAGAAATATATAATAAGCATAACAACCAGTTACAGCAAATCCTTATGCAAATGCAAGCACAAAAAAAACGCTGTGATGAGCTGTCTTTACAAGCAGAACGGATTAATCAGGAGCGGCAGGAAGCTATCGACCTAGTAAAAACATCCACCGCTCAAATGGATCAGATGCATCAGTCGATAGCTGATGCTAAGAATGAGATTAAGAAGGTCCAGGTGGAGTATCAGAGCATTTTGCAGGCTGCCAAAAAGGCAGAAGATATTTTACACCAAATGACTGTTCTGGACGAAGCATTTTGGCAAATGTACGACAGCAAATTGGAAGTGAAGAACACTAAAGCACAGGTTCTGAATCCATGGTTTACCATTGAGTATAACCGGGAGCGGGAAAAGCTATTTCACCTTGCCTTGCAGGTGCATAAGAACTTTCTTTTGGCTTCCAAATCATGTCTTTTCAACATCAAGAATCTCGCTCTAATGTGGCGCTTGATTGAAGACAACGAGGGCAAGTTGGTGACTTTCTCTCCTAGAGACCGGGAAAGCTGCTTTAGCGCATTGTTAAATACCGTTTTTCTATTGACGCCCGTGCTTTCCACAACCTTTGCCTCTGTGGGTAGCATGCTGTCGGATATCAAGCAACGGGGCGAGATTGGCCTGCTAATTATTGATGAAGCAGGTCAGGCCCAGCCCCAAATGGCACTGGGAACTTTGTACCGTTGCCAGCGTGCCATTGTTGTGGGTGACCCAAAGCAGGTGGAACCGGTTGTTACCGCAGAGATGGATACAATTAAAAAAATCATCTGCAATGATGAAAACCGATTATATCAATCAAAGAGCCATTCCGTACAGGAATTTGCAGATCGCATTAACCCCATTGGTACATACTACACGGAACCATCGGGAGAGCATAAAAGCTGGGTCGGATGCCCCTTGGTGGTGCACCGGAGATGCATCAGCCCTATGTATGAAATATCGAACGCCATCTCGTATGACAACACGATGAAGCAGCAGACGCAGAAGCCCAAACCAGAAGATGAGGCAAACTTCTGTTTGGAGAGTTCCCGCTGGATCAATGTGTGTGGTACCGAAAACAACAGCAAGGCCAAAGACCACTATGTGAAGACGCAGGGCCAGAAGGCAATAGAGCTTATTTTGCAGGCGTTTTCGAAAACAGAGGAAACGCCAAGCCTGTATGTGATCTCTCCCTTTACCACAGTAAAGGAGGGCCTCAAGAAAGAACTAAAAAACTCTCCCGAATACCGGGACAACAGGCGTATTAAGGATTGGGCGGAGACCCATATTGGCACTGTCCATACCTTTCAGGGAAAGGAGGCCGACGAGGTAATCTTCCTACTCGGCTGCGATAAAAATGCTCTTTTCGCGGTGCGCTGGGTAAACACAAACATTGTAAATGTCGCTGTCACCAGAGCTAGGTACCGCTTGTACATCATTGGAGACTATATCGTTTGGCAGCATTCCAATGTGATGCAGCAGGTAAAATGTATCATGGACAGTTATGCCATCCGTGCGTTACACGAAATTGCTGATCACCCGGAATCAGCCGCTAACCAAAGCCAGGTAAAATCTTTGCTGAAGCAGATTCCATCCGGCAAGTCCTTTCAGGTGGAAGATGAGATCAACGATGTTATGGTCAGTACATTTTTGAAGGCAATTTCTGACATATGGACCGACCAGAATAATCTGCCGAAAGAAGATTTGGCCACATTTGGCCTTTCACGGCTCCATCTGCAACGCATTGAGCCAAAGGTGGAACAGGGGATTACATGGGGCCTCAAGCTCTATTCCCTTTTTGCATTGCTAAAAGACCGATATCAATTGGAGCATATGGATTACTCCTGCAGCGGTATCATGTTGTGCAAAGCAATGGAACTGCAGCTAAAAGACTGTCTGCTGCCCAGCTTTCAGAAGCTTTTCCCGAATCTAAGTACCAATAGGACCAGATTGTCTCAGATACAGCCTGAAAAGGCGACTGTTGGAACCTTCACACAGGTTTTGAAGGAGGAAAGTAAGCGAGAGCAGTTGGTGCAGAGACAGGCAACGCATAATAACGAGCTATGTGATAAAAAGTGGTGGGACACATATTACAGGGATCTGCTTGATTTCAGGGAACTAAGGAATGCCTGCTGTCACTCAGGGTATTTTGGGTGGGGCAAAGTAGAAGAATTAATTAATAATCTTTTTACTAATGGTGAGTTTTTAAAAACTACCGTAGGGAAGAGTTTATAA
- a CDS encoding nucleotidyltransferase domain-containing protein — protein MNQKIVDELMSIEADNGVRVLYACESGSRAWGFPSVDSDYDIRFIYIHPTEWYLSVFDKPDYLEKMEGLLDFSGWDLRKALRLFRKSNPALMEWLQSPVIYKEATSFTTIMKEKMSMVFSSRSSLYHYLNMARGNLREYLQGELVKVKKYFYVLRPVLACMWIERFNTVPPMEFECLLNNLLPEGNLKSEIRTLLIRKRAGEELAFEPKIKIINEFINHELEYFQSLLVRKQTTSIVDEETFDIIFRQSLKEIWG, from the coding sequence TTGAATCAAAAAATAGTAGATGAACTTATGAGTATTGAGGCAGACAATGGGGTAAGGGTGCTTTATGCCTGTGAATCGGGTAGCCGTGCTTGGGGTTTTCCATCCGTAGATAGTGACTATGATATTCGATTTATTTATATTCATCCGACCGAATGGTATCTGTCGGTTTTTGATAAGCCGGATTATTTAGAGAAAATGGAGGGATTACTGGATTTCAGTGGATGGGATCTGAGAAAAGCATTAAGATTATTCCGCAAGTCAAATCCTGCATTGATGGAATGGCTTCAGTCTCCGGTGATTTATAAAGAAGCAACATCATTTACTACAATAATGAAAGAGAAAATGTCAATGGTATTTTCATCACGTTCAAGTTTGTACCATTATTTGAACATGGCAAGGGGGAACCTGAGAGAATACCTGCAGGGAGAATTGGTGAAGGTAAAGAAGTATTTCTATGTATTAAGACCGGTATTGGCTTGCATGTGGATCGAAAGGTTTAACACAGTTCCACCTATGGAATTTGAATGTCTTTTAAACAATTTATTACCTGAAGGAAATTTGAAGAGCGAGATAAGAACATTATTGATTAGAAAACGTGCGGGTGAAGAGCTTGCTTTTGAACCAAAAATTAAGATAATTAACGAATTTATTAACCATGAACTGGAGTATTTTCAGTCGTTATTAGTGCGCAAACAAACTACATCTATAGTTGATGAAGAGACGTTCGATATTATATTTAGACAATCCTTGAAAGAGATCTGGGGTTAA
- a CDS encoding MarR family winged helix-turn-helix transcriptional regulator: MKPDNSAKENLREISKETGKKCVCFNLRKASRLLSQIYDQALKPAHLKVTQFSLLMAIAGREDITIGKLARPLGMDRTTLSRNARILEKKGLLIIEDGEDRRQQSIRLTEDGASALRKALPLWEGIQESLSSELGEEKMKTLLEDLQILTKLVKRK, encoded by the coding sequence ATGAAACCAGATAATTCAGCCAAGGAAAACTTAAGAGAAATATCGAAAGAAACCGGCAAGAAGTGTGTGTGCTTCAATCTTCGTAAGGCATCCCGTCTTTTAAGCCAGATTTATGACCAGGCACTAAAGCCAGCTCATCTTAAGGTAACCCAGTTTTCGCTGTTGATGGCGATAGCTGGCCGAGAAGATATAACTATTGGTAAGCTTGCACGACCCTTGGGTATGGACCGTACTACTCTAAGCCGAAATGCTAGAATTTTAGAAAAAAAAGGTTTATTGATAATAGAAGATGGAGAAGATCGGCGCCAGCAAAGTATAAGACTAACAGAAGACGGTGCCTCTGCCTTACGAAAAGCCTTACCTCTGTGGGAGGGTATACAAGAAAGTTTGTCCAGTGAACTAGGAGAAGAGAAAATGAAAACACTTCTAGAAGATTTACAGATTCTTACCAAGTTAGTTAAGAGAAAGTGA